The Humulus lupulus chromosome 4, drHumLupu1.1, whole genome shotgun sequence genome has a window encoding:
- the LOC133832741 gene encoding secreted RxLR effector protein 161-like gives MMQRLKNIPLASHFKLSYEQCPKDEDTRSEMDKIPYAMAVGCLMYIMVSTRPDIAHSLSILSCFMSNPGMEHWNALKWLLRYLKGTAKFGLVYQRSNGALTLNGYVDADFASNNDIEDLQQAICVLLNKSCICWKSQLQQVVALSTTEVEFMATTEAFKEAIWLQGILQELKLLREKGTIFSDSQSLIHLCKNLVYHDKSKHIDIRLYWIREKIEDKILELDKVPTEENLADLGTKVLSFSKLAHCRDLLNIAAA, from the coding sequence ATGATGCAAAGGCTaaaaaacatacctcttgcaagtCATTTCAAATTATCTTATGAGCAATGTCCAAAAGATGAAGATACAAGGAGTGAAATGGATAAAATTCCATATGCAATGGCTGTTGGGTGTCTCATGTATATCATGGTGagcactagacctgatatagctcATTCATTGAGTATTTTAAGTTGTTTCATGTCCAATCCTGGCATGGAGCATTGGAATGCCCTCAAGTGGCTATTGAGATATTTAAAAGGGACTGCTAAGTTTGGTTTGGTATATCAGAGATCTAATGGAGCATTGACTCTAAATGGCTATGTCGATGCAGACTTTGCTTCAAACAACGACATAGAAGATCTACAACAAGCTATATGTGTTTTGCTGAATAAGAGTTGCATATGCTGGAAATCCCAATTGCAACAAGTTGTGGCGCTTTCTACCACTGAAGTAGAGTTCATGGCTACTACAGAGGCTTTCAAAGAAGCAATTTGGTTACAAGGGATATTGCAGGAACTTAAGCTGCTTAGAGAGAAGGGAACAATTTTTTCAGACAGCCAATCCTTAATCCATCTGTGTAAGAACCTTGTATACCATGACAAAAGTAAACACATTGACATACGTTTGTATTGGATTAGAGAAAAGATTGAGGATAAGATTTTGGAACTTGATAAAGTACCTACAGAAGAAAATCTTGCAGACTTAGGTACAAAAGTTCTTTCATTCAGTAAGTTGGCACACTGTCGTGACTTACTGAATATTGCAGCAGCTTGA